One Bradyrhizobium sp. ISRA464 genomic window carries:
- a CDS encoding aminotransferase encodes MIDIKTIAERDRSSVLHPFTQLKEFARGEIGDPTIVTGGQGIRIQDAEGRSYIDGFAGLYCVNIGYGRTEVAEAIARQAYKLAYYHTYAAHTTEELATLSDRLVRMAPGKPSKVFFGLSGSDANETQAKLVWYYNNLRGKPNKKKIISRERGYHGCSVVSGSMTGMSFYHDHMDLPFPGILHTGAPHHYWGAEPGETEDAFSRRRAAELEELILREGPETVGAFIAEPVLGTGGITPPPVGYWPDIQAVLRRYDVLLIADEVICGFGRTGADFGSTLYEIEPDLVTVAKGLTSGYVPLSAAIVGERVYAVMEEAADRVGAFSHGYTYSGHPIAAAAANAVLDIVEKERLSDRARTVGSHFQKRLKERFEQVEIVGEVRGVGLLAAIEFVADRHTKRRFDTQLKVGARISKAARDRGLIARAMPHGDILGFAPPLIVSEAEIDEIVELAHAATKQVLDELSKESAFA; translated from the coding sequence ATGATCGACATAAAAACCATCGCTGAGCGAGATCGCTCGAGTGTCTTGCATCCCTTCACCCAGCTCAAGGAATTCGCCCGAGGTGAGATCGGCGATCCTACGATCGTCACGGGCGGCCAAGGCATTCGCATCCAGGACGCAGAGGGACGCAGCTACATCGATGGCTTTGCTGGCCTCTATTGCGTCAATATCGGGTACGGTCGGACCGAAGTGGCCGAGGCCATCGCGCGGCAAGCCTACAAGTTGGCATACTACCACACATATGCCGCCCACACGACTGAAGAGCTGGCGACCCTGTCTGATCGCCTCGTCCGAATGGCGCCGGGCAAGCCAAGCAAGGTGTTCTTCGGGCTGTCCGGATCGGATGCCAATGAAACCCAAGCCAAGCTCGTTTGGTACTACAACAACCTGCGTGGCAAGCCGAACAAGAAAAAGATCATCTCGCGTGAGCGCGGTTACCATGGATGCTCAGTCGTTTCTGGCTCGATGACTGGAATGTCCTTCTACCATGATCATATGGACCTTCCCTTTCCGGGCATCTTGCACACGGGCGCGCCGCACCACTATTGGGGCGCCGAACCGGGCGAAACGGAGGACGCCTTTTCTCGCCGCCGTGCGGCCGAACTTGAAGAGCTGATCCTAAGAGAAGGGCCCGAAACCGTTGGCGCCTTCATTGCTGAGCCGGTGCTGGGAACGGGCGGTATCACGCCGCCGCCGGTGGGATACTGGCCTGACATTCAGGCGGTGCTTCGCCGCTACGACGTGCTTCTAATCGCCGATGAGGTGATTTGTGGATTTGGCCGAACCGGAGCGGACTTCGGCAGCACGCTTTACGAGATCGAGCCTGACCTGGTGACCGTCGCCAAAGGTCTGACCTCCGGCTACGTGCCGCTTTCCGCAGCCATTGTTGGCGAAAGGGTTTACGCGGTCATGGAGGAAGCCGCAGATCGGGTCGGGGCGTTTTCGCACGGTTACACCTATTCGGGGCATCCTATTGCGGCCGCTGCCGCAAATGCGGTCCTGGATATTGTCGAGAAGGAACGACTCAGCGACCGCGCCCGAACCGTGGGCTCGCATTTCCAGAAGCGGCTTAAGGAGCGGTTCGAGCAGGTGGAGATCGTCGGGGAAGTGCGAGGCGTGGGCTTGCTCGCTGCGATCGAGTTTGTTGCAGATCGCCACACGAAACGCCGATTTGATACGCAGCTCAAAGTGGGCGCCCGCATCTCGAAAGCTGCCCGGGATCGGGGCCTTATTGCTCGCGCGATGCCGCACGGGGACATCCTTGGTTTCGCCCCGCCTCTAATCGTATCCGAAGCTGAAATCGATGAGATTGTCGAATTGGCGCACGCAGCGACAAAGCAGGTGCTCGACGAGCTCTCGAAAGAATCGGCCTTCGCCTGA
- a CDS encoding Lrp/AsnC family transcriptional regulator: protein MQYDRIDARILEIVQKNNRLTSEVIGEMAGLSATACQRRLKRLRSEGIIEADVSIVSAKAVGRPIQMLVLVNLERERSDIIDRFKKAIKSSIDVVNGFYVTGDADFVLYITARTMEEYEQFTRRFFYENPDIKGFKTMVIMDRVKAGFAVPIEAPPED from the coding sequence ATGCAGTACGATCGGATAGACGCTCGAATCCTCGAGATCGTGCAAAAGAACAATCGTTTGACTTCCGAGGTGATCGGCGAAATGGCGGGCCTTTCGGCGACCGCATGTCAGCGACGACTGAAGAGGCTCCGTTCAGAAGGAATCATCGAGGCCGATGTCTCGATCGTTTCCGCGAAGGCGGTCGGAAGACCTATTCAAATGCTCGTACTTGTGAACCTGGAGCGGGAGCGTTCAGATATCATTGATCGGTTCAAGAAGGCGATCAAGTCATCCATTGACGTCGTCAATGGATTCTATGTCACCGGCGATGCCGACTTTGTCTTGTACATCACCGCGCGCACCATGGAGGAATATGAGCAGTTCACCCGGCGCTTCTTCTATGAGAACCCGGACATAAAAGGCTTCAAAACGATGGTTATCATGGATCGCGTCAAAGCGGGCTTTGCTGTTCCAATCGAGGCTCCGCCAGAAGATTGA
- a CDS encoding NAD-dependent succinate-semialdehyde dehydrogenase: MVGLVASHLENLRRRDFVAGAALIDGRWIGGDQRDVVIDPATGEEIADVARCSAADMDRAIAAADRSFAPWRELLPARRGAILRSWASLMLDHSEELAILVTSEQGKPLEEARQEIAYGAGFLDWFAAEGERAYGETIPSHKLGSLLQVRMQPIGVAAAITPWNFPVAMMTRKAGAALAAGCPMIAKPAPETPLSALAVARLAEEAGVPHGVFQVVVGNSIELSAPLLRDTRIRALSFTGSTEVGRLLLEGAADTVKKVSLELGGHAPFIIFDDVDLEKAVEGAMVAKFATSGQDCLAANRIYVQAGIYKAFVEAFAAAMAQLKVGHGLDPATDIGPMTRLSGANKCRSQVDDAVKKGARVFCTHQGASLGPNFVPPTLLSDVTEDMLIAREETFGPVAAVLPFESEEEVVARANANEMGLAGYVYTDSLRRALRLSEQIECGMLGVNTASFTGPPIPFGGWKQSGLGREGSRHGLAEYMELKYVCFGDLVA; encoded by the coding sequence TTGGTCGGTCTTGTTGCCAGTCACTTGGAAAATTTACGTCGTCGCGACTTTGTGGCGGGAGCGGCGTTGATCGACGGACGCTGGATTGGGGGTGACCAAAGAGACGTCGTGATCGATCCCGCGACCGGGGAAGAGATCGCGGACGTGGCTCGTTGCTCTGCTGCCGATATGGATCGTGCGATTGCGGCAGCTGATCGATCGTTTGCCCCTTGGCGAGAATTGTTGCCGGCAAGACGAGGGGCGATCCTCAGGTCTTGGGCATCATTGATGCTCGACCATTCGGAAGAACTCGCCATTCTGGTGACGAGCGAGCAGGGCAAGCCACTCGAAGAGGCTCGCCAGGAAATTGCATACGGTGCTGGATTTCTGGATTGGTTCGCCGCGGAGGGCGAGCGCGCATACGGGGAGACAATTCCCAGCCACAAGCTTGGGAGTCTGCTTCAGGTGCGGATGCAGCCAATCGGTGTGGCGGCGGCGATCACTCCATGGAACTTCCCTGTTGCCATGATGACGCGAAAGGCGGGGGCAGCCCTTGCGGCCGGCTGCCCGATGATTGCCAAGCCTGCACCCGAGACGCCGCTCTCTGCTCTTGCTGTGGCCAGGTTGGCCGAAGAAGCCGGGGTCCCACACGGTGTGTTTCAAGTCGTGGTTGGCAATTCGATCGAGCTTTCCGCGCCGCTGTTGCGCGATACTAGGATACGTGCCCTTTCGTTCACCGGTTCTACTGAGGTCGGTCGCTTGCTTCTTGAGGGGGCAGCCGACACGGTCAAGAAGGTGTCGCTCGAGCTTGGAGGGCATGCCCCTTTCATCATCTTTGATGACGTTGATCTTGAGAAGGCTGTCGAGGGAGCGATGGTCGCAAAGTTTGCGACATCGGGTCAGGACTGCTTGGCCGCTAACCGCATCTATGTTCAAGCAGGTATCTACAAGGCCTTCGTCGAGGCATTTGCCGCGGCCATGGCGCAACTGAAGGTCGGTCACGGTCTAGACCCTGCGACGGACATCGGGCCGATGACCAGATTGTCGGGCGCGAACAAGTGTAGGAGTCAGGTCGACGACGCGGTGAAAAAGGGGGCGCGCGTCTTTTGCACTCACCAAGGCGCCAGTTTGGGGCCGAACTTTGTTCCTCCGACGCTGTTAAGCGATGTCACTGAAGACATGCTCATTGCGCGTGAGGAAACGTTTGGGCCGGTAGCTGCCGTACTTCCGTTCGAGTCTGAAGAAGAGGTTGTTGCCCGTGCCAATGCCAACGAAATGGGACTGGCCGGCTATGTCTACACGGACAGTCTGCGTCGAGCGCTCCGCCTTTCTGAGCAAATCGAGTGCGGCATGCTCGGCGTCAATACTGCCTCGTTCACGGGGCCGCCAATTCCATTTGGGGGATGGAAGCAATCCGGACTCGGCCGCGAGGGTTCACGACACGGCTTAGCGGAATACATGGAACTCAAATACGTCTGCTTCGGCGATTTGGTAGCCTAG